In Citrus sinensis cultivar Valencia sweet orange chromosome 4, DVS_A1.0, whole genome shotgun sequence, one DNA window encodes the following:
- the LOC102616758 gene encoding non-functional NADPH-dependent codeinone reductase 2-like has translation MAANSEPMHVSINVPEVKLSSASGHRKMPVIGLGSAVDNIDERAMKSAVLEAIKLGYRHFDTASLYGTERALGEAIAEALKLGLVASREELFITTKLWCSDAHRDLVVRALKKSLKTLQIEYVDLYLIHWPMSAKPSEKLRNDIPEEDLVPLDYNGVWEAMEECQRHGLTKSIGVSNFSPKKIETILAFATIPPSVNQVEMNPAWQQRKLVEFCKSKSIIVTAFSPLGAVGSSWGTNQVMNNEALKQIAAAHGKTVAQVCLRWIIEQGATAAVKSFNKERLKENLEIFDWALTDDDHDKIRQIPQRRMMPRDDFIIPHGPFKTPEDLWDE, from the exons ATGGCTGCGAATTCCGAACCGATGCATGTATCCATCAACGTCCCAGAAGTAAAGCTCAGCTCCGCCTCCGGTCACCGGAAGATGCCGGTGATCGGACTGGGCTCGGCGGTGGACAACATAGATGAAAGGGCCATGAAATCAGCAGTACTGGAAGCGATCAAGCTCGGTTACAGACACTTCGACACAGCTTCGCTGTACGGAACAGAGAGGGCCCTGGGAGAAGCAATAGCTGAAGCACTTAAACTTGGGCTTGTCGCATCTCGCGAAGAGCTCTTCATTACTACTAAGCTCTGGTGCAGCGACGCTCATCGTGATCTCGTTGTACGCGCTCTGAAGAAGTCTCTTAA GACGCTTCAGATTGAATATGTTGACCTGTACCTCATTCATTGGCCAATGAGTGCTAAGCCGAGTGAGAAATTACGAAACGATATACCCGAAGAAGATCTTGTACCACTGGACTACAACGGTGTGTGGGAAGCCATGGAAGAGTGCCAGAGGCATGGCCTCACTAAGTCCATTGGTGTCAGCAACTTCTCTCCTAAGAAGATTGAGACCATACTCGCCTTCGCTACCATCCCTCCTTCTGTCAATCAG GTGGAGATGAACCCTGCCTGGCAACAGAGAAAGCTCGTAGAATTTTGCAAGTCCAAAAGTATTATTGTTACCGCATTCTCTCCTTTGGGAGCCGTCGGGTCCAGCTGGGGCACGAATCAAGTTATGAACAATGAAGCACTGAAGCAGATTGCCGCCGCTCATGGCAAAACTGTGGCCCAG GTTTGTCTTCGATGGATAATTGAGCAGGGGGCAACTGCGGCTGTTAAGAGCTTCAACAAGGAGAGACTGAAAGAGAACTTGGAGATCTTTGACTGGGCACTAACTGATGACGATCATGACAAGATCCGTCAAATCCCGCAGCGCAGAATGATGCCTAGAGATGATTTCATTATCCCTCATGGACCATTCAAGACACCTGAAGACTTGTGGGATGAGTAG